From Osmerus eperlanus chromosome 28, fOsmEpe2.1, whole genome shotgun sequence, the proteins below share one genomic window:
- the LOC134015129 gene encoding beta-1,3-galactosyl-O-glycosyl-glycoprotein beta-1,6-N-acetylglucosaminyltransferase-like, whose protein sequence is MARLLSPQRCCWLMPPVTLVSLAAWILLTGPNELTSHLRHQDTWWDYTEANLSTFNCDPVLRGEPEAVEQAKLLSLEQLFRKHTRLSDDHFLNVSQDCDTFLSSRKYLPFPLSREEAEFPIAFSLVVHHKVHNFERLLRSIYAPQNFYCVHVDTKAPASVLAAVTSITSCFQNVFLCSRPVVVVYAGWSRVQADINCMRDLYNISASWKYFVNLCGQDFPIKTNLEMVRSLKALKGRNSMESESMPSSKEGRWKKVHAVVNGQVQRTEEDKSPPPFNLPIKSGGAYMVVTRGFVEHVLTDSRVLELLKWAEDTYSPDEFLWATIQRMPRVPGSQRPSGKYDTSDMQAIARLVKWQGHEGAEEAKEAAYPLCQGRHVRSVCVYGTGDLWWMLQHHHLFANKFDVDEDLVAVHCLEKHLRNKALSFGVLQLGKADKVKG, encoded by the coding sequence ATGGCTCGGCTCCTCTCCCCACAAAGATGCTGTTGGCTCATGCCTCCTGTGACGCTGGTCTCCCTGGCCGCGTGGATACTGCTCACAGGTCCCAACGAGCTCACCTCTCACCTCAGGCACCAGGATACCTGGTGGGACTACACTGAAGCCAACCTCAGCACTTTCAACTGCGACCCCGTCCTGAGAGGAGAGCCGGAGGCCGTGGAGCAGGCGAAACTCCTCAGCTTGGAGCAACTGTTCCGGAAACACACCCGCCTCTCAGACGACCACTTCTTAAACGTCAGCCAGGACTGCGACaccttcctgtcctccaggaAGTACCTGCCTTTTCCCTTGAGCCGCGAGGAGGCAGAGTTTCCTATTGCCTTCTCGCTGGTTGTCCACCACAAGGTGCACAACTTTGAGAGGCTCCTGAGGTCCATTTACGCCCCTCAGAACTTCTACTGCGTCCACGTCGACACCAAGGCACCAGCCTCCGTTTTGGCCGCCGTCAcctccatcacttcctgtttccagaaCGTCTTCCTGTGTAGCCGGCCAGTGGTGGTGGTCTACGCAGGCTGGTCGCGCGTCCAGGCCGACATCAACTGCATGCGCGACCTCTACAACATCAGCGCCTCGTGGAAGTACTTTGTCAACCTGTGTGGTCAGGACTTCCCCATCAAGACTAACCTGGAGATGGTGCGTAGCCTGAAGGCGCTGAAGGGCCGGAACAGCATGGAGTCTGAGAGCATGCCGAGCTCTAAGGAGGGGCGCTGGAAAAAGGTCCACGCGGTGGTGAACGGGCAGGTGCAGAGGACGGAAGAGGACAAGTCGCCCCCTCCCTTCAACCTGCCCATCAAATCGGGGGGGGCCTACATGGTGGTGACGCGGGGCTTCGTAGAGCACGTTCTGACAGACAGCAGGGTCCTGGAGCTGCTGAAATGGGCTGAGGACACCTACAGCCCGGATGAGTTCCTGTGGGCGACCATCCAGAGGATGCCCAGGGTGCCGGGCAGCCAGAGGCCCAGTGGCAAGTACGACACCTCCGACATGCAGGCCATTGCTAGGCTGGTGAAGTGGCAGGGGCATGAGGGTGCGGAGGAGGCCAAGGAAGCCGCGTACCCGCTCTGCCAGGGACGCCACGTCAGGTCCGTGTGCGTGTACGGGACAGGGGACCTCTGGTGGATGTTGCAGCACCATCACTTGTTTGCCAACAAGTTTGACGTGGACGAAGATCTTGTGGCTGTCCACTGTCTGGAGAAGCACCTTCGAAACAAGGCCCTGAGCTTCGGGGTTCTACAGCTCGGCAAAGCGGACAAAGTTAAAGGTTGA